The proteins below come from a single Chrysoperla carnea chromosome 1, inChrCarn1.1, whole genome shotgun sequence genomic window:
- the LOC123303207 gene encoding uncharacterized protein LOC123303207, with translation MSQRIVLLFFVIMSMYCTCLSKPSRRKFEYPKQCTAYYSNSKRHTSALKECLIKECGVRTNEEYSDKNGLTRCQLCGNDGKLRSVCQETPIIGCKCKAGYCRHPATGSCVSESSQ, from the exons atgtcACAGCGAAttgttttactattttttgttattatgagTATGTATTGCACATGTTTATCTAAGCCATCCAGAAGAAAGTTTGAATATCCCAAGCAGTGCACAGCTTATTATTCTAACTCTAAAAGGCACACATCAGCCTTAAAGGAATGTCTGATAAAAG AATGTGGAGTCCGAACTAACGAAGAATATTCGGATAAAAATGGATTAACAAGATGCCAATTATGTGGTAATGATGGAAAACTTCGTTCTGTGTGTCAAGAAACACCAATAATTGGTTGTAAATGTAAGGCCGGTTATTGTCGTCATCCAGCAACTGGAAGTTGTGTATCAGAATCTTCTCAATAA